A window of Chitinophaga sp. MM2321 contains these coding sequences:
- a CDS encoding sigma-54 dependent transcriptional regulator gives MILIIDDDIAVRASLQFLLEKEGYTIAAADSPAAALDVLQTAAVSLIIMDLNFSIDTSGVEGMQLLVAIKKTYPGILVILITGWATIQLAVQGMKLGANDFINKPWNNDYLLQSIRTLLNLRDKKTEQLNRQKIDSRYNFQHIIGQDKGMLEILETIGRVAPTDAAVLITGESGTGKELIAEAIHQNSMRSNKPFIKVNLGGISTSLFESEMFGHVRGAFTDARVDRIGRFEMANKGTIFLDEIGDLDAGSQVKLLRVLQDRTYEVLGSSRTKMVDVRVICATNRNLDEMVSKGLFREDLLYRINLISVKLPALRERPKDIPLLVDFFVKNLKEIYKRPSLSVSPEAIKWMAQLPLPGNIRQFKNLVERTILVSQRDHLDVADFQLQLASTSGRKGSMQLPEVGTLTLEEVEVLMIKKAMEFHRNKISRAAISLGLTRSALYRRLDKYNIPYDEAAD, from the coding sequence ATGATATTAATAATTGACGACGATATAGCAGTAAGGGCATCCCTGCAATTCCTGCTGGAAAAGGAAGGATACACGATTGCGGCTGCGGACTCACCTGCAGCCGCTTTGGATGTATTACAAACGGCAGCTGTTTCACTGATCATCATGGATCTCAATTTTTCCATTGATACCTCAGGCGTGGAAGGAATGCAGTTGCTGGTAGCAATAAAAAAAACGTACCCGGGTATCCTGGTTATTCTTATTACCGGCTGGGCTACTATCCAGCTGGCTGTACAGGGGATGAAACTGGGCGCCAATGACTTCATTAACAAGCCATGGAACAACGATTACCTGCTGCAATCTATCCGGACACTTTTAAACCTGCGGGATAAAAAGACAGAACAACTTAACCGGCAGAAGATCGATAGCCGCTATAATTTTCAGCATATTATCGGGCAGGATAAAGGTATGCTGGAAATCCTGGAAACCATCGGGCGTGTAGCCCCTACAGATGCGGCGGTATTGATAACCGGAGAAAGCGGTACCGGTAAAGAATTGATTGCGGAAGCAATCCATCAGAACAGTATGCGGAGTAACAAGCCGTTTATTAAAGTGAACCTGGGAGGTATTTCCACTTCGTTGTTTGAAAGTGAAATGTTCGGGCATGTACGCGGCGCTTTTACAGATGCGCGCGTGGATCGCATCGGGCGTTTTGAAATGGCCAACAAGGGCACCATCTTTTTAGACGAAATCGGCGACCTGGATGCCGGCAGCCAGGTAAAACTGCTGCGGGTGTTACAGGACCGCACCTACGAAGTACTGGGTAGCAGTCGCACAAAAATGGTGGATGTACGCGTCATTTGCGCTACTAACCGCAACCTTGACGAGATGGTGAGCAAAGGGCTTTTTCGGGAAGACCTCTTATATCGTATCAATCTCATTAGTGTAAAGCTCCCGGCATTAAGAGAGCGGCCCAAAGACATTCCGCTGCTGGTTGATTTTTTTGTGAAGAACCTTAAAGAAATCTATAAACGGCCTTCCTTATCTGTAAGCCCCGAAGCGATTAAATGGATGGCGCAGTTGCCTTTGCCCGGCAATATCCGGCAGTTCAAAAACCTCGTGGAGCGTACGATCCTGGTAAGCCAGCGGGATCACCTGGATGTAGCAGATTTTCAGTTGCAGCTGGCATCAACATCCGGCAGAAAGGGCAGCATGCAACTGCCTGAAGTGGGAACACTCACATTGGAAGAAGTAGAAGTGCTGATGATAAAAAAAGCCATGGAGTTTCACCGGAATAAGATCTCCAGGGCAGCGATATCATTGGGCTTGACAAGAAGTGCCCTGTACCGGCGATTAGACAAATACAACATACCTTACGATGAAGCTGCGGACTAA
- a CDS encoding ABC transporter permease: MSEMLVSFMVIFAVFTMLVFYYQNYRKLRGFEYENVWAVSYNNPSQSNRADSLTLFYDLVRQGLIALPEVKEISFSTNNIPFSINTMQVGAGYNNKQVTGVNYFVVQDSYKDVLNMTMLEGRWFGKQDVFFKTTPVVINESLKESLFGNTRAVGKLLDDGTKHVIGVVADTKFKGDYVTPGTAIFYRADSTSISQLGHILVRVIPGADAAFEARLYKTMAGIMKNANIEIEHLTNKRKDINNFALIPMIILLIVACFLVINVALGLFGVLWYNINKRRGEIGLRRAVGASGKAVWGQLVAESLILATLSLLIGSFFAIQFPLLNVFDLPASVYVIAQILAILFIYLLVLFCSLYPGKQAAAVYPAVALHED, from the coding sequence ATGTCTGAGATGCTCGTCTCCTTCATGGTCATTTTTGCGGTATTTACGATGCTCGTATTTTACTATCAGAATTATAGGAAGTTGCGGGGTTTTGAATATGAAAATGTGTGGGCGGTTAGTTATAATAATCCGTCACAAAGCAATAGGGCAGACTCTCTGACCCTGTTTTATGACCTCGTAAGACAGGGCTTGATAGCCTTGCCGGAGGTAAAGGAGATCAGCTTTTCCACTAATAATATTCCTTTTTCGATCAATACGATGCAGGTAGGGGCAGGCTATAATAATAAACAGGTGACTGGTGTGAACTATTTTGTTGTACAGGATAGTTATAAGGATGTCTTGAATATGACCATGCTGGAAGGGCGATGGTTTGGTAAGCAGGATGTTTTTTTTAAAACGACCCCTGTTGTGATTAATGAAAGTTTGAAGGAATCGCTTTTTGGTAACACCAGGGCGGTGGGCAAACTATTGGATGATGGAACGAAGCACGTGATCGGCGTAGTAGCAGATACCAAGTTCAAAGGTGATTATGTTACGCCCGGTACCGCTATTTTCTACAGGGCTGATAGTACCAGTATCTCCCAGTTGGGACATATACTGGTACGGGTTATCCCCGGCGCAGATGCTGCATTTGAAGCGCGTTTGTATAAAACAATGGCAGGTATCATGAAGAATGCAAATATTGAAATTGAACATTTGACCAACAAAAGAAAAGACATTAATAATTTCGCCCTGATACCAATGATCATACTTTTAATAGTGGCCTGCTTCCTGGTGATTAATGTAGCATTGGGATTATTTGGGGTGCTCTGGTATAATATCAACAAAAGAAGGGGGGAAATCGGTTTGCGCCGGGCGGTCGGTGCTTCCGGGAAAGCCGTATGGGGACAACTGGTAGCAGAGTCGCTTATCCTGGCTACCCTGTCATTGTTGATCGGGTCTTTCTTTGCCATTCAGTTCCCTTTGTTGAATGTATTTGATTTGCCCGCCAGTGTGTATGTAATAGCACAGATTTTGGCCATATTGTTCATATATTTGTTAGTACTGTTTTGTTCATTATACCCCGGAAAGCAGGCGGCTGCTGTTTATCCGGCTGTAGCACTGCATGAAGATTAA
- a CDS encoding RNA polymerase sigma-70 factor — MISSLFTRLAGGDAEKALEELHHGYFHALFRFVYAIVRCKETSEEIVNDVFITLWKRRAKLADITNPEVYLFVCAKNAALKYLQSKRITYTDLDELPDFSLKLERNPEEILISSEMLLHINKTIDQLPPKCKMIFLLAKQDNLKYREVAEVLQLSEKTVENQLVIALKKISNAIPFYMAAARKK; from the coding sequence ATGATTTCTTCCTTATTTACCAGGTTGGCAGGCGGTGATGCCGAGAAAGCATTGGAAGAACTTCACCATGGCTATTTTCACGCGCTTTTCAGGTTTGTATATGCCATCGTGCGTTGCAAAGAAACATCGGAAGAGATCGTGAATGATGTTTTTATTACGCTATGGAAAAGAAGGGCTAAACTGGCTGATATTACTAATCCCGAAGTTTATTTATTTGTCTGTGCTAAAAATGCGGCACTGAAATACCTGCAATCGAAACGTATTACCTATACTGATCTGGACGAGCTGCCAGACTTCTCTTTAAAGCTGGAAAGGAACCCCGAAGAAATTTTAATTTCTTCCGAAATGCTACTCCACATCAATAAAACCATTGACCAGCTACCCCCTAAATGCAAAATGATCTTCTTACTGGCTAAACAAGACAACCTTAAATACCGGGAGGTGGCGGAAGTGCTGCAGTTGTCGGAGAAAACGGTTGAAAACCAGCTGGTAATAGCACTCAAGAAGATTAGTAATGCCATTCCTTTTTATATGGCTGCAGCCCGCAAAAAATAA
- a CDS encoding FecR domain-containing protein, whose product MIADRIWQLLAKKINGELEPEESAELNTLIVQNQELFRLHEQLAGIRDLSVAPVGDKAAQERSLAAIKARLGETDDTAPEEVAIPETTTLRLHMRRWLAAAAVFLVLLTGGAFYLLSGRGDDSAERTAGTAFNEISTTGGSKSRVNLPDGTFVIVNAQSKLRYNKDFGKKSREIFLEGEAYFNVQKNAEMPLVVHSGNVDVIVTGTIFNVRAYPGDDVVEASLLQGAIAVMPHGDPERKIILRPDEKIIIGNKKAISSANKKGYLVESQEERMVITKIKHQPTDSLVAETAWIEDKMLFNATPFEEVAKRMGRWYNVSVTINDSTLKSMPLTGSFEKEDLTEALEALRMLVPFNYTIVDRQVTISR is encoded by the coding sequence ATGATAGCTGACAGGATCTGGCAATTGCTGGCAAAAAAAATAAACGGGGAACTTGAACCGGAGGAATCAGCCGAATTAAATACACTGATCGTACAAAATCAGGAACTATTCCGGTTGCATGAACAGTTGGCGGGTATCCGCGATCTGAGTGTAGCGCCTGTTGGTGACAAGGCTGCACAGGAGAGAAGCCTGGCTGCCATCAAAGCAAGGCTGGGCGAAACGGACGACACCGCGCCGGAGGAAGTGGCTATACCTGAAACAACCACACTACGCCTGCATATGCGCAGATGGCTGGCTGCTGCGGCTGTATTCCTGGTACTGCTTACAGGTGGCGCCTTTTATTTATTATCAGGCAGGGGAGATGACTCCGCTGAAAGAACTGCCGGCACAGCATTCAATGAAATTTCCACTACCGGCGGATCAAAGAGCCGGGTGAATCTGCCTGACGGCACTTTTGTTATTGTGAATGCACAAAGTAAGTTGAGATATAATAAGGATTTTGGTAAAAAATCCCGCGAAATATTCCTGGAAGGGGAAGCCTATTTTAATGTACAGAAGAATGCAGAAATGCCGCTGGTCGTGCATTCGGGCAATGTGGATGTAATTGTAACCGGTACTATATTCAATGTAAGGGCTTATCCCGGGGATGATGTAGTGGAAGCCTCCCTGTTGCAGGGCGCTATCGCGGTGATGCCTCATGGAGATCCGGAAAGAAAGATCATTTTAAGACCCGATGAAAAAATTATCATCGGCAATAAAAAAGCTATCTCCTCCGCCAATAAAAAAGGTTACCTGGTAGAAAGTCAGGAAGAACGGATGGTGATCACTAAAATAAAACATCAGCCAACAGACAGCCTCGTTGCTGAAACAGCATGGATAGAAGATAAGATGCTGTTTAATGCCACACCCTTTGAAGAAGTAGCCAAACGCATGGGAAGATGGTACAATGTATCTGTTACCATTAATGATTCCACACTGAAATCTATGCCGCTGACGGGATCTTTCGAAAAAGAAGACCTCACAGAGGCACTGGAAGCCTTACGTATGCTGGTTCCATTTAATTATACGATTGTAGACAGACAGGTAACTATCAGCAGATAA
- a CDS encoding ABC transporter permease — MLRNYFKIAIAVLRRRKFFTFISLFGISFTLTILIVLTAFLDKVLYDKYPDRKRDRSLYISGIEQRGKNARNGSAVSFYFLDHYAGSLKTPVKVAISSRFQGTNTYVNNKKIAINFKYTNAAYWDVLEYEFLEGKPFTQQQIENGEHVTVISEDIKKEYFGDIPTVVGKYIEADNVQYRVSGVVKNVPVTTYMLYSDIYLPYTVSKADYNSRSYQGDYTGILLAASKADVPAMREEYKHMIDRLPMSSKEYDRIYSRAAPFISAYMITGGEEGGGLAIALAIVGGFVLLIMLLPTLNLVNINITRIMERSSEIGVRKAFGASSGTLVYQFIVENIILTLLGGLISLVLSFIAIHTLNSANLIANLDLSLNFTVLGIGLLTCLLFGLLSGVYPAWRMSRLSVINALKAS, encoded by the coding sequence ATGCTTAGAAATTATTTTAAAATAGCCATAGCCGTTTTGCGCAGAAGGAAATTCTTCACCTTCATCAGTTTGTTCGGGATCAGTTTTACCCTGACGATATTGATTGTGCTGACCGCATTCCTGGACAAGGTGCTGTATGACAAATATCCCGACCGGAAAAGGGACCGCTCACTATACATCAGTGGTATAGAACAAAGAGGTAAGAATGCGAGGAATGGAAGTGCGGTGTCTTTCTATTTTTTAGACCATTATGCGGGAAGTTTAAAGACCCCAGTTAAAGTGGCCATCTCCTCCAGGTTTCAAGGAACCAATACCTATGTAAACAATAAAAAAATAGCGATCAATTTCAAATATACGAATGCCGCTTATTGGGATGTACTGGAGTATGAATTTCTGGAAGGTAAGCCTTTTACCCAACAGCAGATAGAGAATGGCGAACATGTGACGGTCATATCGGAAGATATCAAAAAAGAATATTTTGGAGATATACCCACTGTCGTTGGTAAGTATATAGAAGCCGATAACGTACAATACCGGGTGAGTGGGGTGGTGAAAAATGTGCCTGTAACGACTTATATGTTGTACAGCGATATTTATCTGCCTTATACTGTTTCAAAAGCTGATTACAATAGCAGGTCCTATCAGGGCGATTATACCGGCATCCTGTTGGCCGCTTCAAAAGCAGATGTGCCGGCGATGCGCGAAGAATATAAGCATATGATAGACCGGCTACCCATGAGTAGTAAGGAGTATGACCGGATATACAGCCGTGCAGCCCCGTTTATCTCCGCTTACATGATAACGGGGGGTGAAGAAGGAGGCGGTCTTGCCATCGCACTGGCAATAGTTGGCGGCTTTGTTTTGTTGATCATGTTACTTCCTACCCTCAACCTGGTAAACATCAACATCACCCGCATCATGGAACGGTCTTCAGAGATCGGTGTGCGGAAAGCATTTGGCGCATCTTCCGGTACATTGGTTTATCAGTTTATCGTTGAAAATATCATCCTTACTTTATTGGGTGGACTGATAAGTCTTGTGCTATCATTCATTGCTATCCATACGCTTAACAGTGCCAACCTGATTGCCAATCTTGATCTTTCATTGAATTTTACGGTATTGGGCATTGGCTTGTTAACGTGTTTGCTTTTTGGGCTGCTATCCGGCGTATACCCCGCCTGGCGTATGTCGAGATTGAGTGTCATCAACGCTTTAAAGGCATCATAG
- a CDS encoding porin family protein has protein sequence MKATLHLLTPFITLFLLVPFYTQAQVDLGVKAGLSIPNLTSGSSANPINSGYSSRLGPDFAIHAEFHLTDQFSIQPQLEYSSQGGQKDGKQAFSVPAEMVPLFPPGQVPQYLYANYKSTAKINYLMLPVLAKYHIPLGGNWDFYVAAGPFVSIVVSAKNVTSGTSSIYLDEQQTQALPTGPQSFDKEVDIKDELHKANWGVDGHVGFAYKFGRSSVFIEGGGNYGFVNIQKNDVNGKNNTGAGVVVLGYAFQICQRK, from the coding sequence ATGAAAGCTACATTGCATCTGCTAACTCCGTTTATTACACTCTTTTTACTGGTACCCTTCTATACACAGGCACAGGTTGATCTTGGTGTAAAGGCGGGGCTTAGTATCCCGAACTTAACATCCGGTTCTTCCGCAAATCCTATTAATAGCGGGTATAGCTCAAGGTTAGGGCCCGACTTTGCTATCCATGCAGAATTTCACCTCACAGATCAGTTTTCTATTCAGCCACAACTGGAATACTCTTCACAAGGCGGACAAAAAGACGGGAAGCAGGCATTCAGCGTGCCAGCGGAAATGGTTCCTCTCTTTCCACCGGGACAAGTACCGCAGTATCTGTATGCCAACTATAAAAGCACGGCGAAAATCAATTACCTGATGTTGCCGGTGCTGGCAAAATATCATATCCCCCTGGGAGGAAACTGGGATTTTTATGTAGCCGCTGGCCCCTTTGTGAGCATCGTGGTAAGTGCAAAAAATGTAACAAGTGGCACCAGCTCTATTTACCTGGACGAACAACAAACCCAGGCGCTTCCAACCGGACCGCAGTCATTTGACAAAGAGGTAGACATTAAGGACGAATTGCACAAAGCTAATTGGGGGGTAGACGGCCATGTAGGATTTGCCTATAAGTTTGGCCGCAGTAGTGTGTTTATTGAAGGCGGTGGCAATTACGGTTTTGTAAATATTCAGAAGAATGATGTAAATGGCAAGAACAATACCGGTGCTGGTGTGGTAGTGCTGGGGTATGCTTTTCAAATTTGCCAACGTAAATAA
- a CDS encoding ATP-binding protein, whose protein sequence is MKLRTKYLLFVILLHLVTLVLSFFIFKESKLLFIASEVIVIFSLWVSWSLYRELIKPLKFLLQGVDAIKERDFNVRFVPTGKYEMDLLIDVYNQMIDQLRTERTKQEQQHLFLEKLIYTSPTGIIILDYDDIIRQVNPTALQLLGGEEKMLTGQLISDLDHPVLQQIIKLKSGESVTITLNGINTYKLQKSHFIDRGFSRHFIMIEELTAEILAAEKKAYGKVIRMMAHEVNNTIGPVNSILQAVLKSQEQVAGNDDQLLQNTLQVAIDRNYNLNSFMRNFADVVRLPEPVRREIDLRRLVLHVGQLMEMKAGEKEIHFEFEVPEWPFFIYADQQQMEQVLINIIRNGMEAITHNGSILFTINQQHKELVITDSGHGIAASVADQLFSPFFSTKKDGQGIGLTLVKEILLNHGFEFSLKTPAGGNTAFIIRF, encoded by the coding sequence ATGAAGCTGCGGACTAAATACCTGTTATTTGTCATCCTGTTGCACTTGGTTACACTGGTGTTGTCTTTTTTTATCTTCAAAGAAAGCAAGCTCCTTTTTATTGCCAGTGAGGTGATAGTCATCTTTTCTTTGTGGGTATCCTGGAGCCTGTACCGGGAGCTGATCAAACCACTTAAATTTTTGCTACAGGGAGTGGATGCCATTAAAGAGCGCGACTTCAACGTACGGTTTGTACCTACCGGTAAATATGAAATGGACCTGCTGATTGATGTATATAACCAGATGATTGATCAACTGAGAACAGAACGGACCAAACAGGAACAACAGCACCTGTTCCTGGAGAAGCTCATCTATACATCTCCCACCGGTATTATTATTCTCGATTATGATGATATTATCCGGCAGGTAAATCCAACAGCATTACAATTGTTGGGGGGTGAAGAAAAAATGTTGACAGGCCAGCTTATCAGTGACCTGGATCATCCGGTACTGCAACAGATCATCAAACTGAAATCCGGTGAGTCAGTCACCATTACCCTGAATGGTATTAATACCTATAAGTTACAGAAATCGCATTTTATTGACAGAGGTTTTTCCCGGCATTTTATCATGATCGAGGAGTTAACAGCAGAAATACTGGCGGCAGAAAAGAAAGCGTATGGTAAAGTGATCCGGATGATGGCGCATGAAGTGAACAATACCATTGGCCCGGTTAATTCCATTCTTCAGGCGGTATTAAAATCGCAGGAACAGGTAGCGGGCAATGATGATCAACTCCTGCAAAATACTTTACAGGTGGCTATTGACAGGAATTATAACCTTAATTCATTCATGCGGAATTTTGCAGATGTGGTAAGGTTACCCGAGCCTGTCCGCAGGGAAATCGATCTCCGGCGGCTGGTATTGCATGTTGGTCAGCTGATGGAAATGAAAGCCGGGGAAAAGGAGATCCATTTTGAATTTGAGGTGCCGGAGTGGCCCTTCTTTATTTACGCGGATCAGCAACAAATGGAGCAGGTACTGATCAATATTATCAGGAACGGCATGGAAGCGATCACGCATAATGGCAGCATTTTATTTACCATCAACCAGCAGCACAAAGAGCTGGTTATTACAGACTCCGGTCATGGCATAGCTGCCTCGGTAGCTGATCAGCTTTTTAGCCCTTTTTTCAGTACAAAGAAGGACGGGCAGGGGATAGGATTGACCCTGGTAAAAGAGATCCTGCTGAACCATGGTTTTGAATTTTCGTTGAAAACCCCCGCTGGTGGCAATACTGCATTTATAATCCGGTTTTAA
- a CDS encoding SusC/RagA family TonB-linked outer membrane protein codes for MKLKKTSLISGKLRYSRKWLFIMRTAAIAMTIISLHLSSWAFSQKKITLSARQLPLKTMLSKIQEVSAYRFLYTDSEQFANRKVSITAKDASLEEVLNQLLVNTKYTYNITSNDLVVITPAPEAVMKTVKGMVQDAKGQPLVNVSVQVKGTTRGAFTDETGHFSFSAGEGEVLLFSMVGYESREWKIVGDNDIIITLKATVSNLNEMVVVAYGSTTKRLLTNAVSTVPMSKVAAIPTASISDGLGGRVPGLFVTSTTGAPGAKSKISIRGGGTPLFVIDGFIRSQNDYENLNPNDIESYSVLKDAEATAIYGAQGGNGIVVITTKKGVDGKVNLNYTFNQMWSQPTVWPQKMSSYDHFSALNQVYVNEGKMPPTADSVLGYYKDQTKPFLYPNTDWRKFSMHQFAPQQRHDVSISSGTKTLKYYGGLSYFHQGTILKTDNNKNDRVTYRFNAENYFEKIKLRLQTNVDGYVENNVQPLSATASNYYGLFGHIQNNGPGRAPLNEFGLPYGASDNPAIELSPLSGYNKNTTRLFNGILGLDLEVPHVEGLHLKGNANYSMWNTNGKGWSASAPSYDLGSKVPVPGNPPSLTSSGGNGAMVTLQGFLSYAKSIGNHNFDFLGGYERSLADTAYMNATRQNYQIIYDQFVAGPTVNQLASGSEKKNVRAGYVGRIKYNYASKYFLEGSIRYDASDLFPPDSRWGTFYAFSGGWMLSEEHFLHFLTDNKIVDFLKLRGSYGVTGTSDNIAPFVYVPGYNVNPNAWVINGIPQQGTAEGDLPSSSFSWYSIRSRNLGLDFATLDERLTGSIDYFYMRTTGYVQPDIRYAAPLGKPLPLINSDAARRREGAEFNVSWNDRIGGLHYQLGVNYSYYNQLWEKYPGEDIASQKNPYARQSGTDDSYNTTGYYNLGYIQSNDELLNGPRRVNSINTVAGDLKYQDVNGDGKIDENDMRRIGNNTFPHVNYGFTLDLDYKGIFLNAVFMGSGTRDRYLGDVIQGSSPQGTLIYDFQTDYWTPSNRNAQYPRAVTSSGVNGNNNFELSDFWLLHSKYFRLKNMQIGYDLKAGYLKKVDAISQFKIFASGTNVFTVAKSMKYFIDPESEPNNYDYPIQRTWSVGVNIGF; via the coding sequence ATGAAATTAAAAAAGACTTCGCTAATCAGCGGGAAGCTGCGCTATTCCCGTAAATGGTTATTTATTATGAGAACAGCAGCTATTGCGATGACTATTATCTCGCTGCATCTGTCTTCCTGGGCATTTTCTCAAAAGAAGATTACCCTATCTGCCCGGCAATTACCCCTGAAGACGATGTTAAGCAAGATCCAGGAGGTATCGGCATATCGTTTTTTGTATACAGACAGTGAGCAGTTTGCCAACAGGAAAGTAAGTATTACAGCAAAGGATGCCAGCCTGGAAGAGGTGCTCAACCAGTTGCTGGTGAATACAAAGTACACCTACAATATCACCAGTAATGACCTGGTGGTGATTACTCCGGCGCCTGAAGCAGTGATGAAAACGGTGAAAGGTATGGTGCAGGATGCTAAAGGACAACCGCTGGTGAATGTAAGCGTACAGGTGAAAGGTACCACCAGGGGAGCTTTTACAGATGAAACCGGACACTTTTCCTTTTCGGCAGGTGAAGGGGAAGTGCTGTTGTTTTCTATGGTAGGATACGAATCCCGCGAGTGGAAGATCGTAGGCGATAATGATATCATTATTACCTTAAAAGCCACTGTCAGTAATCTGAATGAAATGGTGGTGGTAGCCTATGGCTCCACTACTAAAAGATTACTCACAAATGCGGTATCTACGGTGCCCATGAGCAAGGTGGCAGCCATTCCTACGGCTTCTATCAGTGATGGACTGGGAGGCCGGGTACCCGGACTTTTTGTTACTTCCACTACCGGCGCTCCGGGTGCGAAAAGCAAAATCTCCATCCGTGGTGGCGGCACCCCCTTGTTTGTAATTGACGGTTTTATCCGTTCACAAAATGATTACGAAAATCTGAACCCGAATGATATTGAAAGCTACTCAGTACTGAAAGATGCAGAAGCTACGGCTATTTATGGCGCCCAGGGCGGTAATGGCATTGTAGTGATTACCACCAAAAAAGGTGTTGATGGGAAAGTAAATCTCAATTATACCTTTAACCAGATGTGGTCCCAGCCAACCGTATGGCCGCAGAAAATGAGCTCCTATGATCATTTCTCCGCGCTGAACCAGGTGTATGTTAATGAAGGTAAGATGCCGCCAACTGCGGATAGCGTACTGGGTTATTATAAAGATCAAACCAAACCATTTCTGTATCCCAATACCGACTGGCGGAAATTTTCCATGCACCAGTTTGCACCGCAGCAACGTCATGATGTATCTATTTCTTCCGGTACCAAAACCCTCAAGTATTACGGGGGATTATCCTATTTTCACCAAGGCACGATTCTGAAAACAGACAACAACAAGAACGACCGGGTTACTTACCGTTTTAATGCAGAAAATTATTTTGAAAAGATAAAGCTGCGTTTACAAACTAACGTAGACGGCTATGTGGAAAACAATGTTCAGCCATTGTCCGCTACTGCCTCCAATTATTATGGCCTTTTCGGTCATATTCAGAACAATGGCCCCGGCAGGGCACCCCTGAATGAATTCGGGCTGCCTTATGGCGCCAGCGATAACCCGGCTATAGAACTGTCTCCTTTGTCCGGTTACAACAAGAACACCACCCGTTTATTCAATGGTATCCTGGGACTCGACCTGGAAGTACCGCATGTGGAAGGCCTGCACCTGAAAGGTAATGCCAACTATAGCATGTGGAATACCAACGGAAAAGGGTGGAGTGCATCTGCTCCTTCTTATGACCTGGGCAGCAAGGTGCCCGTTCCCGGTAATCCGCCTTCATTGACATCATCCGGTGGTAATGGCGCTATGGTCACCTTACAGGGCTTTCTGTCCTACGCAAAATCAATCGGTAATCACAACTTTGATTTCCTGGGTGGGTATGAACGGTCGCTCGCTGATACCGCCTATATGAATGCTACCCGTCAGAATTACCAGATCATCTATGACCAGTTTGTTGCCGGTCCAACGGTAAACCAGCTGGCAAGTGGTTCTGAAAAGAAGAATGTAAGAGCGGGTTATGTAGGCAGGATAAAATATAATTATGCATCAAAATATTTTTTAGAAGGAAGTATCCGTTACGATGCCTCCGACCTGTTTCCGCCGGATAGCCGCTGGGGAACATTCTATGCCTTCTCAGGTGGATGGATGTTGTCTGAAGAACATTTCCTGCATTTTTTAACAGACAACAAAATTGTTGACTTCCTGAAACTGCGCGGTTCTTATGGTGTTACCGGTACCTCCGATAATATTGCTCCGTTTGTATATGTACCCGGTTATAATGTAAATCCGAATGCGTGGGTAATTAATGGTATCCCGCAACAAGGTACTGCGGAAGGAGATCTGCCCAGCAGCAGCTTTTCCTGGTATTCTATCAGGAGCCGGAACCTGGGACTTGATTTCGCTACCCTGGATGAAAGATTAACCGGTAGTATCGATTATTTCTACATGCGCACCACCGGTTATGTACAACCGGATATCCGTTATGCGGCGCCGCTGGGCAAGCCATTGCCATTGATTAACTCCGATGCCGCCCGCCGCAGGGAAGGAGCGGAGTTTAATGTTTCCTGGAATGACAGGATAGGTGGTTTGCATTATCAGCTGGGTGTTAACTATTCCTACTATAACCAGTTATGGGAGAAATATCCCGGAGAAGATATTGCTTCACAGAAAAATCCGTATGCCCGTCAATCCGGTACCGATGACTCCTACAATACTACCGGTTATTACAACCTCGGTTATATCCAGTCCAACGACGAATTGCTGAATGGTCCGCGCCGCGTTAATTCCATCAATACAGTAGCCGGCGATTTAAAGTACCAGGACGTGAATGGCGATGGAAAGATAGACGAGAATGATATGCGGAGAATAGGTAACAACACTTTCCCGCATGTTAACTATGGCTTTACACTGGACCTCGATTACAAAGGGATTTTCCTGAATGCGGTTTTCATGGGTTCGGGTACGCGTGACCGTTACCTGGGCGATGTGATCCAGGGCTCTTCACCACAGGGTACGCTGATATATGATTTTCAGACGGATTACTGGACGCCTTCCAACAGGAATGCACAATACCCGCGCGCAGTGACCTCCAGCGGGGTAAATGGCAATAATAATTTTGAACTGAGCGATTTCTGGTTGCTGCACTCCAAATATTTCCGGTTGAAAAATATGCAGATAGGGTACGACCTGAAAGCCGGATACCTGAAAAAAGTAGATGCGATCAGCCAGTTTAAAATATTTGCTTCCGGCACCAACGTCTTTACAGTGGCTAAGAGTATGAAATATTTTATTGACCCGGAAAGTGAGCCCAATAACTACGATTATCCCATCCAGCGTACCTGGTCAGTAGGTGTTAACATCGGATTTTAA